A stretch of the Triplophysa dalaica isolate WHDGS20190420 chromosome 19, ASM1584641v1, whole genome shotgun sequence genome encodes the following:
- the spry4 gene encoding protein sprouty homolog 4, producing the protein MESRVPHHIPGVSSSIMVQPLLDSRVPYGRLQHPLTIYPIDQMKSLHLENDYIDTPAVISQQPPSHKATTRGQEVLLGAPHHPHLSRCEVPDATTHPWISFSGRPSSISSSSSTSSDQRLLDHAAPTPVVDPYTAGRSLGAEQPKVVSSKTQNMKAVMALPAEKKHVLLCEKCGKCRCTECTLPRALPSCWVCNQECLCSAKNLVDSVTCMCLVKAVFYHCTEDEDEEGSCADKPCSCSHSNCCARWSFMTAISFVLPCLMCYLPATGCAKISQKCYDGLRRPGCRCKSSQGCKVAEVKACPVEKQAS; encoded by the coding sequence ATGGAGTCAAGGGTTCCTCACCACATTCCTGGAGTCTCCTCCTCCATCATGGTGCAGCCATTGCTGGATAGCCGCGTCCCCTACGGACGACTCCAGCACCCATTAACTATCTATCCCATTGACCAAATGAAATCTTTGCATTTGGAGAATGACTACATTGACACCCCTGCGGTGATCTCGCAACAGCCACCGAGCCACAAGGCCACCACGAGGGGGCAGGAAGTCCTGCTGGGAGCCCCACACCATCCTCATCTGTCCCGCTGTGAAGTCCCAGATGCCACTACACACCCCTGGATTTCTTTTAGCGGTCGGCCCAGCTCcatcagcagcagcagcagcacctCCTCCGACCAACGGCTGCTGGACCATGCAGCTCCTACCCCTGTTGTGGATCCGTATACTGCCGGAAGAAGCCTAGGTGCGGAGCAACCCAAGGTGGTGAGCTCTAAGACCCAGAACATGAAGGCGGTGATGGCCTTGCCTGCGGAGAAGAAGCACGTGCTGTTGTGCGAGAAATGTGGCAAATGCCGCTGCACGGAGTGCACGTTGCCCCGGGCCCTGCCCTCTTGTTGGGTGTGCAACCAGGAGTGCCTGTGCTCAGCGAAGAATCTAGTGGACTCCGTCACTTGCATGTGTCTGGTCAAGGCTGTTTTCTACCACTGTActgaggatgaggatgaggaggGGTCCTGTGCCGACAAACCGTGCTCTTGCTCACACTCGAACTGTTGCGCCCGCTGGTCGTTCATGACAGCCATCTCATTTGTGCTGCCCTGCCTGATGTGTTATTTGCCCGCCACCGGTTGCGCCAAGATCTCGCAGAAGTGCTACGACGGTCTCAGGCGCCCGGGGTGCCGCTGCAAAAGCAGCCAGGGCTGCAAGGTGGCGGAGGTCAAGGCCTGTCCAGTTGAAAAACAGGCATCCTGA